Proteins found in one Sorghum bicolor cultivar BTx623 chromosome 1, Sorghum_bicolor_NCBIv3, whole genome shotgun sequence genomic segment:
- the LOC8086197 gene encoding uncharacterized protein LOC8086197, producing MATCRKMARVDVAELKQRLVKRLGRERAAKYFAHLTRLLNLKLTKVEFDRLCVATIGKDNIALHNALIRGIIGNALSGVPPPSRQAVTGQSGTTTAPSGQCVSVVLPVVGNVGAVLDSGDGELARERGAPVGKVVSVEDGEEVEQVRSAPCVQSRSPITTPLGISVAGGSAMRVRRRLDDPVASCYDSGHLLDTSSLCEGLQRRLHSNGTGVTVQAIDALNRGLDEFLRRLIKPGVDLSRVRASSRRNSKANERFAGRMNSLQQSNQGQCTTLQDFAVAVQSDPRLLGPNWPTQIEKIQSMSFGGE from the coding sequence ATGGCGACCTGCCGCAAGATGGCGCGCGTCGACGTCGCCGAGCTGAAGCAGCGCCTGGTGAAGCGGCTGGGCCGGGAGCGGGCGGCCAAGTACTTCGCGCACCTCACCAGGCTGCTGAATCTGAAGCTCACCAAGGTGGAGTTCGACAGGCTCTGCGTCGCCACCATCGGCAAGGACAACATCGCGCTGCACAACGCGCTCATTAGGGGCATCATAGGCAATGCTCTGTCGGGGGTGCCTCCGCCCAGTCGGCAGGCGGTGACGGGGCAGTCAGGCACCACCACCGCCCCGAGCGGGCAGTGCGTGAGCGTCGTGCTGCCGGTGGTGGGGAATGTGGGGGCAGTGCTTGATTCAGGTGATGGTGAACTGGCGAGGGAGCGGGGGGCGCCAGTCGGGAAGGTGGTGTCTGTGGAAGATGGGGAGGAGGTGGAGCAGGTCAGGTCTGCTCCGTGCGTCCAGAGCCGGAGCCCGATAACAACGCCATTGGGGATTTCAGTTGCTGGGGGCAGTGCTATGAGGGTAAGGAGGAGGTTGGATGATCCAGTGGCGTCATGCTATGATTCTGGACATTTGCTGGATACGAGTTCTCTGTGCGAGGGTTTGCAGCGGCGGCTGCACAGCAACGGCACTGGAGTGACGGTGCAAGCCATCGATGCTTTGAATCGTGGATTAGATGAGTTTTTGCGACGGTTGATTAAACCGGGTGTGGATTTGTCGAGGGTAAGAGCCAGCAGTAGAAGAAATAGCAAAGCTAATGAAAGGTTTGCTGGTAGAATGAATTCGTTGCAACAATCAAATCAGGGTCAGTGTACAACGTTGCAAGATTTTGCAGTTGCTGTGCAATCTGATCCACGTTTGCTTGGTCCAAATTGGCCCACACAAATCGAGAAGATACAGTCAATGTCCTTTGGAGGAGAATGA